The segment AGGAGCAGTTCGACGGCGTGGAGGTCGTGGTGTACCAGCCCGCCCAGCAGGATGCCAGCGTGGAGCTGAGGAGGGCGGTCATTTACTTCCACGGCGGAGGATGGTGCCTGGGCAGCACCAGTGAGTGTTGTCGTCGTTTCGTCTTTACAAGCGGGACCCATTTTGTGCCAGTGTGATGATTGCAGTTATTACAATGGAGACCGTTTGGCTACAGCTCATTTCCTGCGAAGAGCATCGCGCAGTAAACGCGACTTTTAAAACCCGGATTTCATCTCCCGAGGAGAACCATTACGATCGTTACAGTTCATTATCGCCTTGAAACGATTCCGCCCAAAATGCAATCTTCATATTCCGTGCGAATATTGTTGCGGGAATTCAGCTGTGTTCCACTGCTGAATGATGCAGGATGTGAAGTTCTCCGGAGTAAAGGGTTCATTTTGTGAGAATTTGGACGATGTTGTGCAGGGGTCCTGTAAGGCTGGATCGGGGTTCATGCCGGAATAAACGTGTCCCGTTCGGGGAGACAACACTCGAGCGCTTTTGGCTTTTTGTATTGCCATGGATTGCCACTTCATAGATCACATGAAGCGACTGAATTTGTGAAGTGGATCGGCGTGGGCAGGGGCACTTTTTCAACCTCGTTTCCACGCTTTTATCCTTTCATgttgaatttattattttttaaaaagttttaaacaGTTTGATGGAGCACGATTCTGGCATTTCTTGTCCCATGACAAGACTTTCATATCCTTTCCAAGATTGCTGCGCTACAAATCCCTAAATCAAACCGCAGATGAATTGCAGTCTTGCGAATTGCTGTAACCATTTGACATATTTCACCTTGAGTAAGCATTTAAGACCCATGACACAAGCAATCCTCAATATCTACGGAAATGCATAGCCTTGTCACGTTTCATGTTCAATTAGACACTTAGTAAAGCTCTTTATACTTCAGCCTGAGAGAGTTATACACTCAGAGCCACGTTGTTCGCTCAGAGAACCTTTCATTGTGTAATGGAGAGTCTCGGATGGCAGCTCTCCTGCCAAAACCTCTCCTGAGATTGGGgagcattgaaaaaaaaagatatattgtCACATCCAGCAATTGACAGGCCCTTTTTCTGTTTGTCAGTTGACCAGAACAAACTAATCAAAACCACGGTCTCCCAGAACGGCGAACACTCGTCGGTAACTCCTACGTTCTTTAGTCTGAAAAGTTTGTTTGTGGACAGCTGAAAGTGGAACAAAGTGGACAACCTTGTTACTACATTAGCGTTGGATTGTCCCTGAAGGACATTGTACAAATAAACGGTCGCAGGCCATCATGGTTTAAACAGATGAAATTCATGCGTGCCTCCATCCGTGCTAATATAGCATCAACGTAACGTAATCTGGGACTCGAACCCGGGTCGCCGACCCCTCTGCCCCCCTCTGCAGCTGCCAGTTTAGAAAGGTTATGGAGGCCCTGCTGATGCTGGCTGTTTACTTATTATCCACGTTCAGCACActtcattggggcagtggtggcctagcgcttaaggaagtaatcagaaggttgccggtttgaatcctgatccgccaaggttgccactgaggtgccactgagcaaagcaccgtccccacacactgctccccgggcgcctctcatggctgcccactgctcactcagggtgatgggttaaatgcagagggcaaattccactgtgtgcactgtgtgctgtgctgctgtgtatcacatgtgacaatcacttcactttattattgtgACCGACTGCCATTTCTCTCCCCCGGGCTCTAATTTCTGCCACTTGCCTCCGTACAGGGATGGGTCCTTACGATCAGCTCGCCCGGAAGTTGGTCACAGAGCTCAATGCCGTCGTCGTCTCTGTGGAGTAAGTATCATTTTCCTTCCAAGTTCAGCCAAATGAAGCGAGTCCCAGATAAAGTCGCAGGTCGCAGGTTATTTACAGGCTGTCCCGAACCCCGAAATTCAGACTGGACGACTGGTTTCCAAGTCTTCTGCAGCGCACATTTTGTATATCTACCTTTTTGGCTTGTTTAGTCTCATTTGGGCTAACCGAAGAGGTCCAGAGCTCAGATCTGGTTTTGTTTAGAGCCGAGTCGGGCGTGGGCCGCAGTGAGAAGACGGCCTGCCAGAGACTAGCCTCTGATCTGTCAAAACAATGCCTATCTCCACCTCCGCTGCCGCGAAGGTCTGTCCCCCAAACGGCACCTCGcttgcccctctctctctgtcacacacacttcctttaTTATCTCTGCTTCCGTCCTACCGTCTCTTGTCCTCCCAGACCTACATACGGTGTCTATAAAAAGTAGTTTGCCTCGGTTTTCACGGTTGACGTTTCCTTGTCAGAAAAAGCCCCAGACTTCTAAAAAATACGCtcatttgctaaaaaaaaaatggatttagtTTATCTTAAAAAAATTGATGCATTGTCCACATGGCTGCAGCTTTTGATTGTTTATTTGGTTTTTGTTTCAAATTTGGACCACAGTTGACTCAAAATTCCCAGTGCCGAGCTCTGTAAGTTCTCTCATATTGCGTGGAGACaaagaataaaatcaaatattttGTCCATTACAGAGGGCAGTGTTTAGTGTGACACTCCAGGACgttgacattttgttttaaaagcTCTCCAGTGCGGCTTTTGTGTTCTGTTCGGAATTACAGTCCTacgtctaaaaaaaaaaaatcctctccaAAGTGTTGTGTTACATGCGAGTTTCAAGCAGCCTTTTGTTATTTCTTGCAGATTGATTCATATGGTCGCATTTGTGGtttcaaatgacattttatgacatttaaaataagaaGCCATGTTGGCTGTGTAGCATTATATGATTATCAAACAGTTATTCtatatgttacattttttttatgtccaagTTTGTTACAGGAGGTCCAGTCCATATGTTACTATGAAAACTTTTGTCGAAGCTGGTCATGATGGAACAGTGTCAGAAAAGCCCTGGGAGATTTCAGGAATGTCAGAATCACTAGTCTGCGAATTGTACAGGTTCGGTTTGGTAACAGATGTGGTGACAACGGCAATGAACAGTCCACTGAAGTAAACTGGAGGGAAATGGAAGATGAAGGAATGCATTCACAGAAGTGTGTCGAACTTCCCCAGAATGAGCAAGTAGGGCATATCATCATGGCTCcttccatttttcatttaaaattcattAAACTTTGTATTCtgggtgacaaaaataattatatacaaATCAAGAGCTGGCTGGGTGTTTAATGCCTTCTCTCCAAGACAcggataactagcaagcagttgTTTCTATTATATCAGCAAGAAACATACATTAAGACTGACCCCTGTGCAACCCGGAAGCTGTGAAGATCTGAAAGCCGTGGAAGAAGGGTGCACGGTCTGAAGAATCACGTTTTTATTCTGCATCATGTGGACAGCTGAGAGAACGTGAGCCAGAGGAAAACATAACTGTGAAGAAGAGAAGTCCATGAGGCGGTGTGATGCTCTGGGCAACGCTCTTCTGAAGAACTGTGGATCGTACCGTTTTGGTCATGTGTGCTGCAGAGCAAACATAAAAGGGGTCATGCTGATGTCACACCAACAACAGTGTCTAGGCCACATATCAGAGAGGAAATAGTggatattcatgtttttttaacattcaatTATGCATATGCTTGCATTGttgcatttaattttaatgtcaACTTCATgtatcattttatttgttactTAACCTTAGATTTActtaaataaactgaaaagCAGTATCAGGGATTTGTCTTTCTGAAAGTTAACATAAAGTTATTTATGCGTTTTTTCTTGTCTGTCCCTGCTGTGGCATTCCTGTTTTGCAGTGGTGCACTAAAATTATAATTCTTATGATGTTCTTAATTGGTTTTTGTATTGAATACATAACAAATTGTGAGAGTATGAACTGCCTGAACATTTTGATGAGAATCCATGAGTGTCATTAAGTCGTTAAGTGTCTGATGAAGCCTTTTGGCCAAAGCATTTGAATCAATTTTATGAACAAAAAGTGCAGACTCATATggaaaaaacatacaatttttATTCTACTTGTTTGCCACATCCACACTGACTTTGCTGCATGAGCTAGTTGTTTCACATTTGACCTACATTTGAACTAGATTCAACTAAACtgaattaatttttacatttttacttttcacaaAACAGTTATGTTTAAAAGCCAGAGGAAAGATACACAATAaggtattaatattaataagcaAAATGTATTGTTCTTAAAAGCAAGCCCCTCCTGTTGTTCTTAATGGcaccaaggtccccacacactgctccccaggcgcctgtcatggctgcccactgctcaccaagggtgatgggttaaatgcagaggacaaatttcactgtgtgcaccgtgtgctgtgctgctgtgtaataGCAGCAGaatagcagaggacacttttttttgtgtcaccgtgtgttgtgctgcagtgtttcacaatgacaatcacttcactttcacttcttcatCATCAGTAGCTGCAGTCCTGTCTGCAAACATATGGTAGACAGTTCTTTAACGCTGATGTTCCATTTTGGCTGCTGTAATCactttgggccagtggtggcctagcggttaaggaagcggccctgtaatcagaaggttgccggttcgaatcccgaaccctgagcaaagcaccgtccccacacactgctccccgggcgccggtcatggctgcccactgctcactcagggtgatgggttaaatgcagaggacaaatttcactgtgtgcaccgtgtgctgtgctgctgtgtatcacatgtgacaatcacttcactttactttaatacaTCAAATAAATTTGTGTGCAGATATCGTCTGGCTCCTGCACACCATTTTCCTGTCCAATTTGAGGACGCGTACCACGTAGTGAAGCACTTTCTCCAGAACAGTGTCCTGTCTCAGTACTACGTGGACCCGGGCCGGGTTGCGGTCTCAGGGGATAGTGCTGGTGGAAATCTGGCAGCGGCCGTGGCCCAACAGGTACTGTTGATGTAATAATGCTTTTGAGGTCATGGGTCAACTTAGCCTTGTTTATCTTTAAACCGAATTCTGCAGTCAGTGCGAGAGTACAAGTAGAGATGTAGATAACGCAACCTTGTATATGTTCTTCTTTACCAGTTGCAGCAAGACCCTGATCAGAAAGTGCAGCTGAAGGCTCAGGCTCTGCTGTACCCTGTGCTGCAGGCCCTGGACCTCAATACACCGTCCTACCAGCAGAATCAGCACATGCCCATCCTGCCCCGTACCCTCATGGTGCGTTTCTGGAGTGAGTACTTCACCAGTGACAAGAGACTCTTCCATGCCATGATGGCCAATGCTCACAACAGCCCCGAGTCGGCCACCTTGCTCAAGTTTGTCAACTGGAGCGCCTTCCTCCCTGAGTCCTTCCGGCAAGCCTACAACTACACCGCCCCTCCTGTTGTGGAAAACGAGAGCTCTGGGCCTTCCAGCAGCCCACAGCGCTCCATGGCCGACCCCCGGGCCTCACCGCTACTGGTGCCGGACTCAGTGCTGCGCTCGCTGCCTAAAGCATACGTCCTGACGTGCGAGTACGACGTGTTGCGAGACGACGGCCTGATGTACGTCACGCGTCTGCGGAGCGCGGGGGTGGAGGTCACGCATCAACACTACCCGGGTGGATTCCACGGGGCCCTCATGTTCACCATGTGGCCCTCTGACTTTGAGATTGCTCACCGAATGACGGAGAACTACATCCGCTGGCTCCAACTTAACTTGTAAAGTTGTATTACAAGAATGTTTCATTCCATTTTCCGTTTCGAATATGCTGCTTAGGAATCAGCTAGTAGGTGTATGACAtcgctttttattatttttgaaaaaaaaaaatcagtgtgGTTCATAGCACTTTTAAACTAGCTGTTATGTGTTATTATattttgtctattttttttttcataaaacgtCCATACAAACATATAATGCAGTATGCTAATTCTTTTTCTTACAAGCATGCTTACGgggtcatttttacattcattaattgttcatgtttttgtttgttacaaGGTTTCCATTTTACTGACTGTTAGTAACTGACATTCATTTttgttacatattttttatcatGGCTGCATTATGTTCAGTTATGTAGCTTGGCAAGTTATTCGTTTGTATttgattgtgaaaaaaaaaaagatctgggATTATCCCGCTTTAATGAAATGTCATTAATCATTAACTttagctttaaaaaaatgtcccatAGAAAAGGACATTTGATCTTATGAGAGCACATGTTGAATGCATGTTGTGGACCAGAAAAGAGGCTTTGTTTGCGGGATAAAATACATGTTTtgggggtcatgtgacatcttAGCAACTGCTTTTACATGCCAtgtgatggattttttttttttttacgtcttcCTGTTTTTACATCTTGAGCTCTGTAATGCCtctacaacattttttttactgtgcactCCTTCGCCCTCGCTTCAGTCAAGCTCATTAGCATATGTTTACAGAAGAACTTGTGACAGAAAGGTCTCGAATGACTTGTGCCTCTGTAGATACACATTCTGTCACATTctgtgaggtaaaaaaaaaaaaacactacagctTGGCAACATACCTTGTGGGTGATAAgtttgtttaaatgtgcatttcctGCTCTATCGAAACACTGTTAGCTCTGTTATTACCAGTCAACGCTTCcaagtgaatgaaatgaaatgaaaagtgcaTAGGAAatagtgtatatattttacaaatttCTTTTTATGAATAGTATGAGCAACTACTTCACATACAACCTTTATTAAACGTCTCACCAGGAACGACGCCTGTTTCTATGTTTTATGTCAGTTTACAACAAtgctttgttttttatttaaacagtatATATTTCAGTGTGTTGAGCTGGGTGTGCTGAGACAGGACATGTTGCTCACGGAGAGCAAAATCCCGCTCTGAGCAGGCAGAGAGAAGCATTTCCTGGGGATTAGTGACCGGAGGTCGGCAAAAGAGACAAAACGATCAGGACAAAAAGAGATGGGGGGATATGCTGGGGCACGGTCTTCTCTGAACCATGCACTGGATGTGGCCCAGTGAGCGTACCATGCAGACAACGTAATGATATCATTTTTTTGATTGCAACATTTGGCATTGTGCAACATTAGACTATAGTTTGTTAATTGATAAAACCTGTTCCTGTGTTTATAATGCAGCGCACGCCGTTGCAAAGTCTGGTAACTCACATTTCTTACGCACCAGGTAAGTAAATTACCTGTTTATTCTTGTCCTTCGTTCTTTCTCTTTGTAGCGTAATCAGGCCATGTCTCTGTGGAGACACAAGCTAAATTGTACCCACATTTTCCCCAGGGGGTTTCAATGGAACTACTTTTCCTCACAAAGATACCATGTCCCCGTTACTCCTCTCACGGCAATAGTATTGCAATGCAAACCCATGGCCATGTGATGAACCGGGAATTCGAGTGCGTTTGTTTGCACCTCCattgccttgtgtgtgtgtgtgtgtgtatgtgtggaggCGGGGGTCACACGCTTACCGATAGATGAGATTGTTCCATTGATTAGGATTCATGTGCACATTTGACCTACCATTCCCATCCTGGGAAGACAGTGTAGCATTGTGGCTTGGTTTTCTGAGAGGGATAGAGGGATAACGAGATTTGTGTGACAGGGATTAAAACAGGATTTTTCCCTCAAAGCGAACCTTAAGCACTGAGAAGGCTGAGAAGGCTCCGGGCTGAAGAGAAATGAGTCGGCTGAGTAGTTCCATGTGCAAACCAACCTTGTCTGATCCCTCCTCCTAATCTCAAGATGTGATCATTAGAGTGACgaaaaaatattgataataaGTGATAATTGTTTTTTCGATACGTAATGCATATCTATTTCCTTACAAAAAGATGTCAGCACTTATGATAGAACCATTGTGTTGCAGCCCAACTTGGATCCTGGGTGGTACGAAATGAGAATGTTTTCTTTCAGATTAGGATTCAACCCATGTTACTATGTGAGCAATTATCTTTCCTCCAGACTTATCTGCTATGTTTAAGGTCATTTTATatatgaaaacagaaaaacaaaaataaaaacagcataaaATCCTTCTATGGTGGCATTTTAAGACCGAACTCAACACATGGGAACTAAAAAAGTGTCCTAATTTCACCATTTTAGACATGTGTCAATTTTCTCTATTTCTTCTGGAAAAGCTCCTAAAATTCAGTGTGTACCAGATGCCAGTGCTAATAAGAATGTTATCTGCTGGTTTGGTCATCTCATTTAAAGGTACCTGCAGGCAGCGGCCTTCAAAAGATGCAGAAGGACCCGGCCCCTGACATGCAGGCACCTATTATTATACTCACCCCTGCTCCATTTTCCCAGGCCATCTACATACTTTATACTAGCTTTTctccattttccattttgtcTACAACTTAGGCTGCATTTGATGGATTTACAGTTTTTGAATTCTATAATACAGcccatgtttttttcccttgcGTCTACTGTTTCATATTTCCATCAAAGTTACATAAAGTTCTGATTATTTTTCTGGGTTATATGGTGAAGATGGAGTTTTGCAAGAAGGAaaacatttagttgtgtgttgGGTGTGGATAGAATGAATCTGGTTCTGTTCAATAAATACCCAGTTGTGCAACATTCTTCATTCTTCCGGGACATTGCATGTtccatttgaacaattaaagaatttaaggttttattttttttattaagcaaTTGCTAGAGAGATGAAATGTCCTTTATAAATGTAGTGCATGGATTAGTCATACATTGCAAAACAAGGACTCAGTGTAAGGGAAATGCAAAGGTGGATGTTATTGGTGCAAACCGTGATACCCTCATGGGTGTATTCTTACTCGTAAACCTGAGAGACGCAAAGGGTCAGAAATCAGGCAAAGAGTCAGTGGTCCAGTCCAACACAGCCCAATCCACTCAAGTGCACATTATACAGGCAAAGTATAAATTGTGTTGTAAGAGCtaggaaaaaaaacccagcttAGGGTAAACACCAAAAAAGGAGACAGGCGAAGACAATGAATAACAGGGCCAATCCATACACAAGAAGTCAAAGAGCATACACGGTGCTGCACAAAGCatgatcaataataataaaactcccAATGGGGCATGGCATGTGGGTGCTGGAATCCtcagtgctgctgtttatcattTGAGCAGTGGAAACTGAAGTGCTTTTGCCCGTGAGGTCACGCTAGGCATGGGTTCTGTGCAGCTGACCGCATGCTTGTGGACTCCGGTGCTTGTAGAAACCTGTAGGGCTGGAGGCGTTATGGTGGAAGCATTGCGTAACAGTGACAGAACAGGACCATTAGGTGCTTTTGTAGGAAACACCAAGGGAGCATGAATGGACAACTGACAAGAGAGGACAGGGATATTTGTTTGTGAGCCCATATTTTATCCCTTGCATCCACCAGACCCTCAACCAGCTGTATTATAGTTACATCATATACTTATATTTAGTTATTCTATGTTATAGAGTGAGTGTGACATCCCGTGGCGAGgtatgtgtatgttctgtttgtctctctctcactctctgtctttctctctctctctgtaatgttgcagggcggctcctcatcagcccatgattagACTCCTCCCTCTTCCtgtcatgattggtgggctgtaatagggaagagggcTCAAAATGGtgtctgcttttgtgtgtgttttgtttatttatatgtctttatttgtaataaacagTTAGCCATAAGTGCAATCGCGGTGGTTTGAAGTTTTCTCCATTTTATCATTTACTATGTCCCTGGCCCTAGTCCAGGGATGTAACAGattttgggggctcgtccgggatttcctATCGCGTAGGTAGAATATATGGTAGGCTGTGGACCTTGGCGGctgttctcatctgggtgagttggagttttgtctatttatgtgGGTTTTCTTGTGAACTCTGGTtaggtagagctgtccagctTGATTCTGCCTTAAGAGGGTCCTGCAAACGGACATTGTTTGTTATGTTGGTttatttttggggaaaaatccgGGGGAAGGTATGGGTTCAGAGACTGAAAATGTTACGAGCTTGCGTTTAAAGGTGCCTAAAACCAGTAACTTCCCTGAAGACTAGCTAGATCTCAGGTAGCTGACTGGTTAGGTAGGTTGGGATTTGGAGTTCCTAGaatcccacaggagcagactgactTGGGTAAACAACCCAGTGTGCCATTGTTGTTGGGTCTGTGTAGTGGTTGTCATTGTTTTAGCAGGTTCACCTAGTATTTCACTCTATATTTTGCATGTGGGGGTAGAATTACTGGTCACCATGGCTacaggttttgagggttttgttgaGTTCCCTTCTGACTAGTTGTTAGCATAGTTAACAAAGGAGCAGATCGAAAGTTGAAGGACTTATtagtaaaagcataaaaaatcGGGTTGTTGGAAAAGGGGGTCCCGTGTGCTAAATCCTGTAGTCCACTCTCTGCTGAGAGTATTGCTAGTGAACTtcggttaaaggaaatgtcactgcaagagaagcagatgcagcttgaaGCTGCAAAACTGTGGGCTGACAGAGAAGCTCGTGGGCTGTGTGAGAAAGAACTGGAGCATCAGTTACAACTTAAACAATTGGAGCACAATTTCCAGTTGAAGAAGTGGGAAGCTGAAGAATGTGATCGCAAACGCCAGTTTGAACTTGAATGTCAACAATAAAACTTGGAATTAAAACGTCTCGAACTTGAATTGGCTTTgctgttgccactcatctgaaCGACCAGAAAGTGTCAACACTGGCGCAGGCAGCAGTCTGTGCAGATGAAGTCATGCTTACTCATAAAGTTGTGTTTTCTTCAGTCTTACGAATACCAGATCAGGATGGGAGTTTCCAACGGGATCAAAACGTATTTCGATCTTTGCCTGTTTCATTTAGTGATGGTCacacatgtttttattgtcacgagacCGGCCATCTCATCGCTAAATGCCCAAATCTTAAAAAAGAACGATTCACCTCTTAAATCCTCACCAAAATCctcacggggcagtggtggcctagcggttaaggttgctggttcgaatcccaatctgccaaggtgccactgaggtgccactgagcaaagcaccgtc is part of the Denticeps clupeoides chromosome 19, fDenClu1.1, whole genome shotgun sequence genome and harbors:
- the aadac gene encoding arylacetamide deacetylase isoform X2, with product MADFSEVLGLKDYMGVMMFITFVEGVVPVSDERVLVSEEQFDGVEVVVYQPAQQDASVELRRAVIYFHGGGWCLGSTRMGPYDQLARKLVTELNAVVVSVEYRLAPAHHFPVQFEDAYHVVKHFLQNSVLSQYYVDPGRVAVSGDSAGGNLAAAVAQQLQQDPDQKVQLKAQALLYPVLQALDLNTPSYQQNQHMPILPRTLMVRFWSEYFTSDKRLFHAMMANAHNSPESATLLKFVNWSAFLPESFRQAYNYTAPPVVENESSGPSSSPQRSMADPRASPLLVPDSVLRSLPKAYVLTCEYDVLRDDGLMYVTRLRSAGVEVTHQHYPGGFHGALMFTMWPSDFEIAHRMTENYIRWLQLNL
- the aadac gene encoding arylacetamide deacetylase isoform X1 translates to MRFEGFAVVLLAGALTSYYVYSPVPSEVEEKWKLVLTDCFFRTLSHLADFSEVLGLKDYMGVMMFITFVEGVVPVSDERVLVSEEQFDGVEVVVYQPAQQDASVELRRAVIYFHGGGWCLGSTRMGPYDQLARKLVTELNAVVVSVEYRLAPAHHFPVQFEDAYHVVKHFLQNSVLSQYYVDPGRVAVSGDSAGGNLAAAVAQQLQQDPDQKVQLKAQALLYPVLQALDLNTPSYQQNQHMPILPRTLMVRFWSEYFTSDKRLFHAMMANAHNSPESATLLKFVNWSAFLPESFRQAYNYTAPPVVENESSGPSSSPQRSMADPRASPLLVPDSVLRSLPKAYVLTCEYDVLRDDGLMYVTRLRSAGVEVTHQHYPGGFHGALMFTMWPSDFEIAHRMTENYIRWLQLNL